The following coding sequences lie in one Aquabacterium olei genomic window:
- the phbB gene encoding acetoacetyl-CoA reductase yields the protein MTQKVAYVTGGMGGIGTSICQRLHKDGYKVIAGCGPSRDHVKWLDEQKALGYTFYASVGNVAEWDSTVEAFRKCKAEHGPIDVLVNNAGITRDGMFRKMTKADWDAVMDTNLNSMFNVTKQVIDDMVDRGWGRIINISSVNGEKGQFGQTNYSAAKAGMHGFTMALAQEVANKGVTVNTVSPGYIGTEMVRSIRQDVLDKIVATIPVKRLGTPEEIASMVSWVASEEAGFATGADFSVNGGLHMG from the coding sequence ATGACTCAAAAAGTGGCTTACGTGACCGGCGGCATGGGCGGCATCGGAACCTCGATCTGCCAGCGGCTGCACAAGGACGGCTACAAGGTCATCGCCGGTTGCGGCCCCAGCCGTGACCATGTCAAATGGCTCGACGAGCAGAAGGCCCTGGGTTACACCTTCTACGCATCGGTGGGCAACGTCGCCGAGTGGGACTCCACGGTCGAGGCCTTCCGCAAGTGCAAGGCCGAGCATGGGCCCATCGATGTGCTCGTGAACAACGCCGGCATCACGCGTGACGGCATGTTCCGCAAGATGACCAAGGCCGATTGGGATGCGGTGATGGACACCAACCTCAACAGCATGTTCAACGTGACCAAGCAGGTCATCGACGACATGGTGGACCGCGGCTGGGGACGCATCATCAACATCAGCTCGGTCAACGGTGAGAAGGGCCAGTTCGGTCAGACGAACTACTCGGCTGCCAAGGCCGGGATGCACGGCTTCACCATGGCGCTGGCGCAGGAAGTGGCCAACAAGGGCGTGACCGTGAACACGGTGTCGCCGGGCTACATCGGCACCGAGATGGTGCGCTCCATCCGCCAGGATGTGCTCGACAAGATCGTGGCCACCATTCCTGTGAAGCGTCTGGGCACCCCGGAAGAAATCGCCTCGATGGTGTCGTGGGTGGCCAGCGAAGAAGCCGGCTTTGCCACGGGCGCCGACTTCTCGGTCAACGGCGGCCTGCACATGGGCTGA
- a CDS encoding acetyl-CoA C-acetyltransferase encodes MTDIVIVAAARTAVGKFGGTLAKTPAAELGAVVIKDLLRRTGVSGDQISEVILGQVLQAGCGQNPARQAVIKAGLPNSVPAMTINKVCGSGLKAVMLAAQAIRDGDAEIVIAGGQENMSLSPHVVPNSRDGMRMGNWSMVDTMINDGLWDVYNQYHMGITAENVAKQYGISREEQDALALASQQKAAAAIESGRFKDEIVPVVIPQRKGDPVVFDTDEYVNRKTSAEALAGLRPAFDKAGSVTAGNASGLNDGAAAVMVMSAAKAAELKLPVLGRIASYANAGLDPATMGMGPVPASRRALQRAGWAPADLDLLEINEAFAAQACAVHKEMGWDTSKVNVNGGAIAIGHPIGASGCRILVSLLHEMAKRDAKKGIASLCIGGGMGVALTIER; translated from the coding sequence ATGACTGACATCGTCATCGTTGCCGCCGCGCGAACCGCGGTGGGCAAATTTGGTGGAACCCTGGCCAAGACCCCGGCCGCGGAACTCGGTGCGGTGGTGATCAAGGATCTGCTGCGCCGCACCGGCGTGTCGGGTGACCAGATCAGCGAAGTGATCCTGGGCCAGGTGCTTCAGGCCGGTTGCGGCCAGAACCCCGCGCGCCAGGCTGTGATCAAGGCCGGCCTGCCGAACTCGGTGCCCGCCATGACGATCAACAAGGTGTGTGGCTCGGGCCTGAAGGCCGTGATGCTGGCTGCACAGGCCATCCGCGACGGTGACGCCGAAATCGTGATCGCCGGCGGTCAGGAGAACATGAGCCTGTCGCCGCACGTGGTGCCCAACTCGCGCGACGGCATGCGCATGGGCAACTGGTCCATGGTCGACACCATGATCAACGACGGCCTGTGGGACGTCTACAACCAGTACCACATGGGCATCACCGCCGAAAACGTGGCCAAGCAGTACGGCATCAGCCGTGAGGAGCAGGACGCCCTGGCGCTCGCGTCGCAGCAGAAGGCGGCCGCGGCCATCGAGAGCGGTCGCTTCAAGGACGAAATCGTGCCGGTCGTGATTCCGCAGCGGAAGGGCGACCCCGTCGTGTTCGACACGGACGAGTACGTGAACCGCAAGACCAGCGCCGAAGCACTGGCCGGTCTGCGTCCGGCTTTCGACAAGGCGGGTTCGGTGACCGCTGGCAACGCGTCGGGCCTCAATGACGGCGCCGCTGCCGTGATGGTGATGTCGGCCGCCAAGGCTGCGGAACTCAAGCTGCCGGTGCTGGGTCGAATCGCTTCCTACGCCAACGCGGGCCTTGACCCGGCAACGATGGGCATGGGCCCGGTGCCGGCATCGCGCCGCGCGCTGCAGCGTGCCGGCTGGGCGCCTGCCGACCTCGACCTGCTCGAGATCAACGAAGCCTTTGCCGCTCAGGCCTGCGCCGTGCACAAGGAAATGGGCTGGGACACGAGCAAGGTCAACGTCAATGGGGGCGCCATCGCCATCGGTCACCCGATCGGTGCATCGGGCTGTCGCATCCTCGTGTCGTTGCTGCATGAAATGGCCAAGCGCGACGCCAAGAAGGGCATTGCCTCGCTGTGCATCGGCGGCGGCATGGGCGTGGCGCTCACCATCGAGCGTTGA
- the phaC gene encoding class I poly(R)-hydroxyalkanoic acid synthase, with amino-acid sequence MNLLKPAGLPTLPTAPGVSTMTAAVEAMGRSLGTTVQSLAGLSVPADEMQRIQQEYVQEATALWNKSLEGQDALKPADKRFAAPEWSAHPAAAFTASLYLLNARTLRRLADALQGDDKACERVRFAVQQWVAASSPSNFLALNPEALKKAIDTRGSSLTQGVQQLMHDLRQGHLSQTDESVFHVGQNVATSPGQVVFENAFFQLIEYAPLTEKVYERPFLFVPPCINKFYILDLQPENSVVRYLVSQGHRVFMVSWVNPDESLAQASWDDYIEQGVFEALRVTRDISGADQVNALGFCVGGTMLGTALATLAARGEHPAASLTLLTAFLDFSQTGIMDVFVDEAMVRMREMTMGPDSPKGGGLMRGGDLAATFSFLRPNDLVWNYVVGNYLKGEPPPAFDLLYWNSDSTNLPGPFYTWYLRNTYLENKLVQPGAVTVCGEPLDLSRLDLPTFIYGSREDHIVPWESAYASTQVVRGPRTFVLGASGHIAGVINPPEKKKRSHWVSGSLAQALPDSASAWLDAAEERPGSWWPVWADWLAGHAGRQVPAPKRPGNRTYPPIEAAPGRYVLRKA; translated from the coding sequence ATGAACCTGCTGAAGCCGGCCGGTCTGCCGACCCTGCCCACGGCACCCGGTGTGTCCACCATGACCGCGGCGGTGGAGGCCATGGGCCGAAGCCTCGGCACCACCGTGCAATCGCTGGCGGGGCTGAGTGTGCCGGCCGACGAGATGCAGCGCATCCAGCAGGAGTACGTGCAGGAAGCCACTGCGCTGTGGAACAAGTCGCTGGAAGGCCAGGACGCGCTCAAGCCGGCTGACAAGCGTTTCGCTGCGCCCGAGTGGTCGGCTCATCCGGCAGCCGCTTTCACCGCGTCGCTGTACCTCCTCAACGCCCGGACCTTGCGCCGCCTGGCCGACGCGCTGCAGGGTGACGACAAGGCCTGCGAGCGCGTGCGTTTCGCCGTGCAGCAGTGGGTGGCGGCCTCGTCGCCCAGCAACTTCCTGGCGCTGAACCCCGAGGCGCTGAAGAAGGCGATCGACACCCGCGGCAGCAGCCTCACGCAGGGCGTGCAGCAGCTGATGCACGACCTGCGTCAGGGGCACCTGTCGCAGACGGACGAAAGCGTCTTCCACGTCGGCCAGAACGTGGCGACCAGCCCCGGCCAGGTGGTGTTCGAGAACGCCTTCTTCCAGCTGATCGAGTACGCGCCGCTGACCGAGAAGGTCTACGAGCGGCCGTTCCTCTTCGTGCCCCCGTGCATCAACAAGTTCTACATCCTTGATCTGCAGCCCGAGAACTCGGTCGTGCGCTACCTGGTGTCGCAAGGCCATCGGGTGTTCATGGTCAGCTGGGTCAATCCGGATGAGAGCCTGGCGCAGGCCAGCTGGGACGATTACATCGAGCAGGGCGTGTTCGAGGCGCTGCGTGTCACGCGCGACATCTCGGGCGCCGACCAGGTCAACGCCCTGGGCTTCTGCGTGGGGGGCACCATGCTGGGCACGGCGCTGGCCACCCTGGCTGCCCGGGGCGAACACCCCGCCGCCAGCCTGACGCTGCTGACGGCCTTCCTCGACTTCAGCCAGACCGGCATCATGGACGTCTTCGTGGACGAGGCCATGGTCCGCATGCGCGAGATGACCATGGGCCCCGACAGCCCGAAGGGCGGCGGCCTCATGCGCGGCGGCGACCTGGCAGCCACCTTCTCGTTCCTGCGCCCGAACGACCTGGTCTGGAACTACGTCGTGGGCAATTACCTGAAGGGCGAGCCGCCGCCGGCGTTCGACCTGCTGTACTGGAACAGCGACAGCACGAACCTGCCGGGCCCGTTCTACACCTGGTACCTGCGCAACACCTACCTCGAGAACAAGCTGGTGCAACCGGGGGCGGTCACGGTGTGCGGCGAGCCCCTCGATCTGAGCCGGCTCGACCTGCCGACCTTCATCTACGGCTCGCGCGAAGACCACATCGTGCCGTGGGAGAGCGCCTATGCGTCCACCCAGGTTGTGCGGGGGCCCCGCACCTTCGTGCTGGGTGCGTCGGGCCACATCGCCGGCGTGATCAACCCGCCTGAAAAGAAGAAGCGCAGCCACTGGGTGAGCGGTTCGCTGGCACAGGCCTTGCCTGACAGCGCCTCGGCCTGGCTGGATGCGGCAGAAGAACGTCCCGGGAGCTGGTGGCCCGTGTGGGCCGACTGGCTGGCTGGACATGCCGGCCGTCAGGTGCCCGCACCGAAGCGCCCTGGCAACCGGACCTACCCCCCGATCGAAGCCGCGCCCGGCCGTTACGTGCTGCGCAAGGCTTGA
- the pgeF gene encoding peptidoglycan editing factor PgeF produces the protein MSTDPATTPRSDVAGQPPGLPAGWIVPAMGPGVGALMTARSGGHSAAPYAGCNLGDHVGDTPDAVALNRAEVAALLGARPVWLRQVHGHTVVRLTAGSGLGGEPIEADGALTTEPGVACTVMVADCLPVLLAAPEGRGVAALHAGWRGLAGAGELGGRGIVEAGVAALCEATGCAPADLRAWLGPCIGPSAFEVGADVLAGFGVNPAESHPRFVPRAGSGEAAPRWLADLAGLAQDRLAGLGVRAAHTAGGAWCTVSEPSRFFSFRRDGRTGRQAACIWLDSCR, from the coding sequence ATGTCCACTGACCCTGCCACCACACCCCGCTCCGACGTCGCCGGCCAGCCCCCGGGCCTGCCGGCCGGGTGGATCGTGCCAGCCATGGGGCCGGGCGTGGGCGCCTTGATGACGGCACGATCTGGCGGGCACAGTGCCGCGCCCTATGCCGGGTGCAACCTGGGGGACCATGTCGGGGACACGCCCGACGCCGTGGCCTTGAATCGGGCCGAGGTGGCTGCCTTGCTCGGTGCGCGACCAGTCTGGCTCAGGCAAGTGCATGGGCATACCGTGGTCCGGCTGACGGCAGGCAGTGGTCTGGGCGGGGAACCCATTGAAGCGGACGGGGCGCTGACCACGGAGCCCGGCGTGGCTTGCACGGTGATGGTCGCGGACTGCCTGCCGGTGCTGCTCGCTGCGCCGGAGGGGCGCGGCGTGGCGGCGCTCCACGCAGGTTGGCGCGGCCTGGCGGGCGCAGGCGAACTGGGCGGGCGCGGCATCGTGGAGGCCGGTGTGGCGGCGCTGTGTGAGGCCACGGGCTGTGCCCCCGCCGATCTGCGCGCGTGGTTGGGGCCCTGCATCGGCCCGTCGGCGTTCGAAGTGGGCGCCGACGTGTTGGCGGGCTTCGGGGTGAACCCCGCTGAATCTCACCCCCGGTTCGTGCCCCGCGCAGGCAGCGGCGAGGCCGCGCCCCGCTGGCTGGCGGATCTGGCTGGCCTGGCGCAGGACCGGCTGGCCGGGCTGGGCGTGCGCGCGGCGCACACCGCCGGGGGGGCGTGGTGCACGGTCAGCGAGCCATCACGGTTCTTTTCTTTCCGGCGAGACGGGCGCACCGGACGGCAGGCTGCCTGCATCTGGCTCGACTCCTGCCGCTGA
- a CDS encoding chorismate--pyruvate lyase family protein translates to MTCGDLPAWLCAPGSLTARLRSHGVVTVRVLQQGHRPLWRQEQRALGERSGHVREVMLMVDGRPAVWARSVTTLRAARGAWRAMKGLGTRPLAELLFAHRRVHRGPLQASRFPSSSPEGRHLARGWQTRAPEAIAATPSWARHSIFRHKGHPLQVLEAFSPWVGGLEAGRTGAVRRGHRR, encoded by the coding sequence TTGACATGCGGCGACCTGCCCGCCTGGCTCTGCGCCCCGGGATCACTGACGGCGCGACTGCGAAGCCACGGCGTCGTCACCGTGCGGGTGCTGCAGCAGGGCCATCGACCGCTCTGGCGGCAGGAGCAGCGGGCCCTCGGCGAGCGCAGCGGGCACGTCCGCGAAGTCATGCTGATGGTGGATGGCCGGCCCGCAGTCTGGGCACGGAGTGTCACGACCTTGCGCGCCGCACGCGGCGCCTGGCGGGCCATGAAGGGCCTGGGCACACGGCCGCTGGCCGAGTTGCTGTTTGCGCACCGGCGCGTGCACCGTGGGCCGCTGCAAGCCAGCCGCTTCCCCTCTTCCTCGCCCGAGGGCCGTCATCTGGCACGCGGCTGGCAAACCCGTGCGCCCGAAGCCATCGCCGCCACGCCATCATGGGCGCGGCACTCCATCTTTCGACACAAGGGGCACCCGCTGCAGGTGCTGGAAGCGTTCTCACCATGGGTGGGCGGGCTGGAAGCGGGCCGCACTGGCGCCGTGCGTCGGGGGCACCGGCGCTGA
- a CDS encoding NUDIX hydrolase, with the protein MLFARRIEHCQVCGTPVEHKVPADDNRERAVCPSCGHVHYVNPLNVVGTLPVWGDQVLLCKRNIEPRKGFWTLPAGFMELGETTAEGAARETDEEAGAHIELGDLYCVINVVSAGQVHLFYRARLLDTEFAPGPETMEARLFHRHEIPWDDLAFRTVRMTLDRYFADRETGQFGIHCADIR; encoded by the coding sequence ATGCTGTTTGCACGCCGAATCGAGCACTGCCAGGTCTGTGGCACCCCCGTCGAGCACAAGGTGCCAGCCGACGACAACCGCGAACGGGCGGTGTGTCCGTCGTGCGGGCACGTTCACTACGTCAACCCGCTGAACGTGGTGGGCACCCTGCCTGTGTGGGGCGACCAGGTGCTGCTGTGCAAGCGCAACATCGAGCCCCGCAAGGGCTTCTGGACCCTGCCCGCCGGCTTCATGGAACTGGGTGAGACCACCGCCGAGGGTGCCGCGCGCGAAACCGACGAGGAAGCAGGGGCTCACATTGAGCTGGGCGACCTGTACTGCGTCATCAATGTGGTCAGCGCGGGCCAGGTCCACCTGTTCTACCGCGCACGTCTGCTTGACACGGAATTTGCGCCCGGCCCCGAGACGATGGAGGCGCGCCTGTTCCACCGCCACGAGATCCCATGGGACGACCTGGCGTTCCGTACCGTGCGGATGACACTCGATCGCTATTTCGCAGACCGGGAAACGGGTCAATTCGGCATCCATTGCGCCGATATCCGCTGA
- a CDS encoding type I secretion system permease/ATPase — MNAPQDPPVVAQPTARLRDDLVTPDPLLDCLIEVCRLHGLGASRAALSAGLPLASGPLTLQLAERAASRAGLATKVQRLAVADIDALTLPAILILHGQRACVLLSREADGTCRILLPESGQGAISLTLDDLNTRHTGVVLFARPHFRFDERTPAVRATRSGHWFWGPVLAQRLVYRDVLWAALLINVFALAYPIFSMNVYDRVVPNHATETLWVLAIGIVLVLGGDLFIKLLRSHFIDEASARIDVHISATLMERVLGMRLENRPASVGSFAANLRGFEQVRDFIASGTVTALIDLPFAVLFLGVIAWISPWLVIPVVLIFLMIVVAGYVLQHRLHELSQQTYQASAQRNATLVESLTGIETIKAQAAESLIQDRWERANRFLAGLNVRMRGLSSSAMYTTATLTQMVSVSIVVIGVYLITDRQLTMGGLIAVSMLAGRALAPAGQIVGLLMQYQGARTALESLEKIMAQPVERPEGSAFVQRREFKGEIEFRHVSFAYPGRQEPAIDDISFKVAPGERVALIGKVGSGKTTLQKLVMGLYQPTGGAVLLDGIDLRQLDPADVRRNTAHVSQDVNLFFGTLRENITFGMPHAMDDAIVAAAETAGLTEFVQRHPQGFDLPVGERGELLSGGQRQSVGIARAVLHNAPILLLDEPTSAMDFSTEAQVTQRMQAFCQGKTVVLVTHRTSMLAFVDRVIVIDQGKVVADGPRDRIMQALAAGRIARAS, encoded by the coding sequence ATGAACGCCCCTCAGGATCCCCCTGTCGTCGCCCAGCCCACCGCGCGCCTGCGCGACGATCTGGTCACCCCCGATCCCTTGCTGGACTGCCTGATCGAGGTCTGCCGCCTGCATGGCCTTGGGGCCTCTCGCGCTGCCTTGTCGGCTGGACTGCCGCTGGCCAGTGGCCCGCTGACGCTGCAGCTGGCCGAACGGGCCGCAAGCCGGGCCGGACTGGCCACCAAGGTACAGCGCCTGGCGGTAGCCGACATCGACGCCCTCACGCTGCCCGCCATCCTGATCTTGCACGGGCAGCGCGCGTGCGTGCTGCTGTCCCGGGAGGCCGATGGCACCTGCCGCATCCTGCTGCCCGAATCGGGTCAGGGTGCGATCAGCCTGACGCTGGACGACCTGAACACCCGCCACACCGGCGTGGTGCTGTTCGCGCGCCCGCACTTCCGCTTCGACGAGCGTACGCCGGCCGTGCGAGCCACCCGCAGCGGCCATTGGTTCTGGGGCCCGGTGCTGGCGCAGCGCCTAGTGTACCGCGATGTGCTGTGGGCGGCGCTGCTGATCAACGTGTTCGCGCTGGCCTACCCCATTTTCTCGATGAACGTGTACGACCGCGTGGTGCCCAACCACGCGACCGAGACACTGTGGGTGCTGGCCATCGGCATCGTGCTCGTGCTGGGCGGCGACCTGTTCATCAAGCTGCTGCGCAGCCACTTCATCGACGAGGCGAGCGCCCGCATCGACGTGCATATCTCGGCCACGCTGATGGAGCGGGTGCTGGGCATGCGGCTGGAGAACCGGCCGGCATCGGTGGGCTCGTTCGCGGCCAACCTGCGCGGCTTCGAGCAGGTCCGCGATTTCATTGCCTCGGGCACCGTCACAGCGCTGATCGACCTGCCGTTTGCGGTGCTGTTCCTGGGCGTGATCGCCTGGATCTCGCCGTGGCTGGTGATCCCCGTGGTGCTGATCTTCCTGATGATTGTGGTGGCCGGCTATGTGCTGCAGCATCGCCTGCACGAGTTGTCGCAGCAGACCTACCAGGCCTCGGCGCAACGCAACGCCACGCTGGTCGAGAGCCTGACCGGCATCGAGACGATCAAGGCGCAGGCTGCCGAAAGCCTGATCCAGGACCGCTGGGAGCGCGCCAACCGCTTCCTCGCCGGGCTCAACGTGCGCATGCGGGGTCTGTCGTCCAGCGCGATGTACACGACCGCCACGCTGACCCAGATGGTGTCGGTGAGCATCGTGGTGATCGGCGTCTACCTGATCACCGACCGCCAGCTCACCATGGGGGGCCTGATCGCCGTGAGCATGCTGGCCGGCCGTGCGCTGGCCCCCGCGGGCCAGATCGTGGGCCTGTTGATGCAGTACCAAGGCGCACGCACGGCCCTGGAGTCGCTCGAGAAAATCATGGCGCAGCCGGTGGAGCGGCCCGAGGGCTCGGCCTTCGTGCAGCGCCGCGAGTTCAAGGGCGAAATCGAGTTCCGCCATGTGTCGTTCGCCTACCCGGGCCGACAGGAGCCGGCCATCGATGACATCAGCTTCAAGGTGGCTCCGGGTGAGCGCGTGGCGCTGATCGGCAAGGTGGGCTCGGGCAAGACGACGTTGCAGAAGCTCGTCATGGGCCTGTACCAGCCGACCGGGGGCGCCGTGCTGCTCGATGGCATCGACCTGCGTCAGCTGGACCCGGCCGACGTGCGTCGCAACACCGCACACGTCTCGCAGGACGTGAACCTCTTCTTCGGCACGCTGCGCGAGAACATCACCTTCGGCATGCCGCACGCGATGGACGATGCCATCGTGGCCGCTGCCGAAACCGCCGGACTGACGGAGTTCGTGCAACGCCACCCGCAGGGCTTCGATCTGCCGGTGGGCGAGCGCGGCGAGCTGCTGTCGGGCGGCCAGCGCCAGAGCGTGGGCATTGCCCGCGCCGTGCTGCACAACGCCCCGATCCTGCTGCTCGACGAGCCCACCAGCGCGATGGACTTCTCGACCGAGGCCCAGGTGACGCAGCGCATGCAGGCCTTCTGCCAGGGCAAGACCGTGGTGCTGGTGACGCACCGCACCTCGATGCTGGCCTTCGTCGACCGGGTCATCGTGATCGACCAGGGCAAGGTGGTGGCCGATGGCCCGCGCGACCGCATCATGCAGGCGCTGGCGGCCGGCCGCATCGCCCGCGCATCGTGA
- a CDS encoding HlyD family type I secretion periplasmic adaptor subunit, whose protein sequence is MNKLIQSGQGAVRVLEKVRTTIAPVTDPLLDRLGGPRVDAAQAHAAGMPAFENEAEAVMSTAGTHRAQTLVRSAVLVTAILIAWAAVAEVDEVSKGDAKVIPSRQLQVIQSLDGGVVSEIRVQEGQVVEAGQLLLKIDETRATSGVRESAAQAFALQVKQARLKALAEGDPFYPPTARTGDAEEQRIIDEERQLYDARRSELNALVSISQQQLAQRQQELSEYRARRESAARSLDLSQQELAKTRPLLATGAVSEVDVLRLERDVTRARGEMEQAGAQIGRAQAAISEATRKIQETELSFRNEARKELSEVLGRLNALNQGAVALADKVDKASVKSPVRGRVQRLLANTVGGVVTPGKDLIEIVPLDDALVLEAKVQPRDIAFIRPGQPATVKFTAYDFSVYGGLDATVENISPDTVTDERGQNTFYVVRVRTKRVNFSDQLPIIPGMTAEVDILTGKKTVLSYLLKPVLKAKAYALRER, encoded by the coding sequence ATGAACAAGCTCATCCAGTCCGGTCAGGGTGCCGTGCGCGTCCTCGAAAAGGTGCGCACCACCATCGCGCCCGTGACCGACCCTTTGCTCGACCGCCTGGGCGGCCCGCGTGTGGACGCCGCACAGGCCCATGCGGCCGGCATGCCCGCATTCGAGAACGAGGCCGAGGCCGTCATGTCCACCGCGGGCACCCACCGCGCACAGACGCTGGTGCGCTCGGCGGTGCTGGTCACGGCCATCCTGATCGCGTGGGCGGCCGTGGCCGAGGTGGACGAGGTCTCGAAGGGCGACGCCAAGGTGATCCCGTCGCGGCAGTTGCAGGTGATTCAGTCGCTCGATGGCGGCGTGGTCTCCGAGATCCGTGTGCAGGAGGGCCAGGTGGTCGAGGCCGGGCAGCTGCTGCTCAAGATCGACGAGACGCGGGCCACCTCGGGCGTGCGCGAGAGCGCCGCGCAGGCGTTTGCGCTGCAGGTCAAGCAGGCGCGCCTGAAGGCGCTCGCCGAAGGCGATCCGTTCTACCCGCCCACGGCCCGCACCGGCGACGCCGAAGAGCAGCGCATCATCGACGAGGAACGCCAGCTCTACGACGCGCGCCGCTCCGAGCTCAACGCCCTGGTGTCCATCAGCCAGCAGCAGCTCGCCCAGCGCCAGCAGGAACTGAGCGAGTACCGCGCACGCCGCGAATCGGCCGCACGCTCGCTCGACCTGTCACAGCAGGAACTGGCCAAAACGCGACCGCTGCTGGCCACGGGCGCGGTCTCGGAAGTCGACGTGCTGCGACTCGAACGCGACGTCACACGCGCCCGCGGCGAGATGGAGCAGGCTGGCGCGCAGATCGGTCGGGCCCAGGCCGCCATCAGCGAAGCCACGCGCAAGATCCAGGAAACCGAGCTCTCCTTCCGCAACGAAGCGCGCAAGGAGCTGTCCGAGGTGCTGGGCCGTCTGAACGCGCTCAACCAAGGCGCCGTGGCCCTGGCCGACAAGGTGGACAAGGCCTCGGTGAAATCGCCGGTACGCGGGCGTGTGCAGCGCCTGCTGGCGAACACGGTGGGCGGCGTCGTGACCCCGGGCAAGGACCTCATCGAGATCGTGCCACTGGACGACGCCCTGGTGCTGGAAGCCAAGGTGCAGCCGCGTGACATCGCCTTCATCCGCCCCGGCCAGCCGGCCACCGTGAAGTTCACGGCCTACGACTTCTCGGTCTACGGCGGGCTGGACGCGACGGTGGAAAACATCAGCCCCGACACCGTGACCGACGAGCGGGGCCAGAACACGTTCTACGTGGTGCGGGTGCGCACCAAGCGCGTGAACTTCAGCGACCAGCTGCCCATCATCCCGGGCATGACCGCCGAGGTGGACATCCTCACCGGCAAGAAGACGGTGCTGTCCTACCTGCTCAAGCCGGTGCTCAAGGCCAAGGCCTACGCGCTGCGCGAGCGCTGA